The nucleotide sequence TCAACAGCACGAGCACTGTCGATGTCAGCATCCAGGCGTTGTCTCCCTTGTTGACCGTTGGCTCGGCATAGGCCGCGGTCGCAGCGAACATGCCGACTGCGAGAGCCGCCAATCCCGCGCCATAGGGACGCTTAAACGTCATTTTATTCACTCCTGATTGGATAAGGTTGAGCGCGAAATCAAAGGGCCGCGGCATCGGCCTCGCCGGTGCGGATGCGAACCGCGTGGTCGAGGTTGATGACGAAGATCTTGCCGTCACCGATCTGTCCGGTTTTCGCGGCGGACGTGATGGCGTCGATGGTCTTGTCGACCTGGTCGGAGGCGACAGCGACTTCGATCTTGATCTTGGGCAGGAAGCTCACGGCATATTCGGCACCGCGATAGATTTCCGTATGGCCTTTCTGGCGGCCATATCCCTTGACTTCCGTCACCGTAAGACCGTGAACGCCGATGGCGGTCAGGGCGTCACGGACTTCTTCCAGCTTGAATGGCTTGATAATCGCCATAACAATTTTCATGGGTCCTATCCCCGCTTGGCCCGGTCCGGACGTGGCCGGGCGTTTCTCGACTGGTTCGCCACGAGGGAGAAGTTCACTACGCGGGCACAGCCGGGACCCTTAGAATCAAATGCCGTGCCAGATCGGACGGCTTGCCTAACGGACTATGAAAGCGGGTGTTTTCGCGTTTGACGCGTATTGCGGTGCAGTGCGCTATTACGCCGCGCTTAAAACGTAGTCACGCCTGATCAAAATGCGAGCACGACAGGCCTCCGACACAATGTTGCTCATGTGTCGGGCAGTGCGATGGTAATTAAGTAGGGAGATCGCCCTATGGGACGCTTCTCCGAGCTGCGAAATATTCAGCTCCTGAAGCTCGTGCTCATCGGATGCGCGCAAGGACGACCGGGTCGCGTGAGCAAATCTCGCCGAAAGGTATCCAGCTGAGGGCCGATGTCGGACCGTCAGGCGGCGTCGCGCGCTGCAAAGACCCGATCGACCAATCCCCATTCCACCCCCTGCTGTGCGGTCATGAAGTGGTCGCGGTCCAGGGTCCGTTCGACTTCCGCCTCGGAGCGCCCGCAATGCTGCGCATAGAGCCGGATGAGGCGCCGCTTGGTCTCCTGCATTTCGTTGGCGTGGATCAGGATGTCGGAGGCCTGGCCCTGGAAGCCGCCGAGCGGCTGATGCACGTGGAGGCTGGCATTGGGGAGTGCGGCCCGGTGCCCGGGCTCGCCGGCCATCAGCAGGAACGAGCCCATCGAGCGCGCGGTGCCCATGCACAGCGTATGAACCGGCGCCTTGATGAACTGCATGGTGTCGTACATCGCAAGGCCAGAGGTGACCACGCCGCCATAGGAATTGATGTAGAGATTGATCGGCTTGTTCGGATTGTCTGCCTCCAGGAACAAGAGCTGCGCGCAGACGAGGCCCGACATCGCATCATTGACCTCGCCGTTGAGGAAGATGATGCGCTCGCGCAGCAGCCGCGAATAGATGTCGAAGGATCGTTCGCCGCGGGCGGATTGTTCGACGACCATAGGGACGAGCTGAAGCATGTCGCGCATCGGCGACCTCCATGTCTGCAGGTGATGAAGTCTGTTTGCTCTTAGTCGAGCATGATCTTTTCGGAAAACCGCTTCACGCTTTGCGCTAGCGCGGCCCTTCGGGTCCGGATCATGCTCTAGGCTGCCAGCATCAGGCAGCAGTTGGTGTTGGCGGGCTGTGGCAGTTTCGCGAGGTCGTCGCAGGCTTGCTGGACGATGCGAACGCGGGTGCCGCCGTCTTCGTTCGGCTCGATCCGGAAGGTGACGTGGCTTTC is from Bradyrhizobium xenonodulans and encodes:
- a CDS encoding P-II family nitrogen regulator; this translates as MKIVMAIIKPFKLEEVRDALTAIGVHGLTVTEVKGYGRQKGHTEIYRGAEYAVSFLPKIKIEVAVASDQVDKTIDAITSAAKTGQIGDGKIFVINLDHAVRIRTGEADAAAL
- a CDS encoding ATP-dependent Clp protease proteolytic subunit, which gives rise to MRDMLQLVPMVVEQSARGERSFDIYSRLLRERIIFLNGEVNDAMSGLVCAQLLFLEADNPNKPINLYINSYGGVVTSGLAMYDTMQFIKAPVHTLCMGTARSMGSFLLMAGEPGHRAALPNASLHVHQPLGGFQGQASDILIHANEMQETKRRLIRLYAQHCGRSEAEVERTLDRDHFMTAQQGVEWGLVDRVFAARDAA